One Gemmatimonadaceae bacterium DNA segment encodes these proteins:
- a CDS encoding DUF58 domain-containing protein — protein sequence MGISPDVLRQVKRIELRTRRLVNSLFSGEYRSIFKGQGMEFAEVREYQPGDEVRSIDWNVTARMRRPFVKRYIEERELTLVVALDVSGSEQFGTVSRFKAEMATELAAVLTMSAVRNNDRVGALLFTDRVEHFVPPRKGRRHALRILRDVLVHQPRGTGTDIGAALDFLRQLLRQHTIVFLISDLADEAIERPLKLLAQRHDVVVVRIEDPTESSLPDLGLARFVDPETGDLVDVDTSDPKVRRAFESAMVADRAAVRQMLRRLAIDEIPISTRESFIEPLLRFFRARERRVARG from the coding sequence CTGGGGATCTCGCCGGATGTGCTGCGTCAGGTGAAGCGCATCGAGCTCCGCACGCGCCGGCTCGTGAACTCGCTGTTCTCCGGGGAGTACCGCTCGATCTTCAAGGGGCAGGGCATGGAGTTCGCCGAGGTGCGCGAGTATCAGCCCGGCGACGAAGTGCGGTCAATCGACTGGAACGTCACCGCGCGGATGCGGCGGCCGTTCGTGAAGCGCTACATCGAGGAGCGCGAACTCACGCTGGTCGTGGCGCTGGACGTCTCCGGCTCGGAGCAGTTTGGCACCGTGTCGCGTTTCAAGGCGGAGATGGCCACCGAACTGGCCGCGGTCCTCACGATGAGCGCGGTGCGCAACAACGACCGCGTGGGCGCGTTGTTGTTCACCGATCGCGTTGAGCACTTCGTGCCGCCGCGCAAGGGCCGGCGGCACGCGCTGCGAATCCTCCGCGACGTGCTCGTGCATCAACCGAGGGGAACCGGGACCGACATCGGGGCCGCGCTCGACTTTCTGCGCCAGCTGCTCCGGCAGCACACGATCGTGTTCCTGATCTCAGACCTTGCCGACGAGGCGATCGAACGGCCGCTCAAGCTGCTGGCCCAGCGACACGATGTGGTCGTGGTGCGTATCGAAGATCCCACGGAGTCCTCCCTGCCCGATCTCGGGCTCGCGCGGTTTGTGGACCCGGAGACGGGTGACCTGGTGGACGTCGACACAAGCGATCCGAAGGTACGCCGCGCCTTTGAGTCGGCCATGGTCGCCGATCGCGCGGCGGTGCGTCAGATGCTCCGCCGACTGGCCATCGACGAGATTCCGATATCGACGCGCGAGAGCTTCATCGAGCCGCTGCTGCGCTTCTTCAGGGCCCGCGAGCGGCGGGTGGCGCGCGGATGA
- a CDS encoding AAA family ATPase, translating into MALVQGVTREVGKRVVGQEYMVERLLISLLTGGHVLLEGVPGLAKTLTVRTLAETIHTAFQRIQFTPDLLPADVLGTQIFDQSTGSFSVKHGPIFANIVLADEINRAPAKVQAALLEAMQEKQVTLGGQTFVLEEPFLVLATQNPIEQEGTYPLPEAQVDRFMLKLRVGYPSRDEEKEIMRRMAGGEPIPITPVAHPAAILEARKRITELYMDDRIVDYVVDIVHATRVPAEAGLKDLTGLIEFGASPRATIALAQASRAHAFLRGRTYVTPDDVKAIAPDVLRHRVLTTYEAEAEEVTSDEIVKRILDTVEAP; encoded by the coding sequence ATGGCCCTCGTGCAGGGGGTGACACGCGAAGTCGGAAAACGCGTGGTGGGTCAGGAGTACATGGTCGAGCGGCTGCTCATCTCGCTTCTCACCGGCGGACATGTGCTCCTCGAAGGTGTGCCGGGGCTCGCCAAGACCCTGACGGTGCGCACGCTGGCCGAGACGATCCACACGGCGTTCCAACGCATCCAGTTCACGCCGGATCTGCTCCCGGCCGACGTGCTTGGCACGCAGATCTTCGATCAGTCCACCGGGTCGTTCAGCGTCAAGCACGGCCCGATCTTCGCCAACATCGTGCTCGCCGACGAAATCAATCGCGCGCCGGCCAAGGTGCAGGCCGCGCTGCTCGAGGCGATGCAGGAGAAGCAGGTCACGCTTGGCGGCCAGACGTTCGTCCTCGAAGAACCGTTCCTCGTGCTCGCGACACAGAACCCGATCGAGCAGGAGGGGACCTACCCACTCCCCGAGGCGCAGGTGGACCGCTTCATGCTCAAGCTGCGGGTGGGCTATCCGTCGCGCGATGAAGAGAAGGAGATCATGCGGCGCATGGCAGGTGGCGAACCCATCCCCATCACGCCCGTGGCGCATCCAGCGGCGATCCTCGAGGCGCGCAAGCGGATCACCGAGCTGTACATGGACGACCGCATCGTCGACTACGTGGTCGACATCGTCCACGCCACGCGCGTGCCGGCGGAAGCGGGCCTGAAGGACCTGACTGGGTTGATCGAGTTTGGTGCCTCGCCCCGCGCGACGATCGCGCTCGCGCAGGCGTCGCGGGCCCATGCGTTCCTGCGCGGGCGGACGTACGTGACGCCTGACGACGTGAAGGCCATCGCGCCCGATGTGCTACGGCACCGGGTGCTGACGACCTATGAGGCCGAAGCCGAAGAGGTCACGAGCGATGAGATCGTGAAGCGCATCCTGGACACGGTCGAGGCGCCGTAG
- a CDS encoding rRNA pseudouridine synthase, with the protein MGETMRIQRALARAGVASRRGAEELVAAGRVMVNGAVARTGQSVDPSRDRIVVDGAPIEPAPSEASWFVLHKPAGVVTTRRDPEGRRTVFDLVPKVPGLTYVGRLDYLTEGVVLLTTDGEAAHRLTHPSARVERVYVATVRGNAKAAMEQARAGLDLDDGPVRPAWVQVRPLGQRRWAFEIALREGRNREVRRICAALGLEVEQLVRTQFGPVKLGKLASGVSRPLTRREILALGDAFDEG; encoded by the coding sequence ATGGGCGAGACCATGCGGATCCAACGCGCCCTCGCGCGCGCTGGAGTCGCATCCCGACGCGGCGCCGAGGAACTCGTCGCCGCCGGACGCGTGATGGTCAACGGAGCAGTCGCGCGGACCGGCCAGTCCGTCGATCCCTCGCGGGATCGCATCGTCGTCGACGGCGCGCCGATCGAACCGGCGCCATCGGAGGCGAGCTGGTTCGTGCTGCACAAGCCGGCGGGCGTGGTCACGACACGGCGCGATCCCGAGGGGCGCCGCACGGTGTTCGATCTGGTGCCGAAGGTCCCGGGGCTCACCTACGTCGGTCGGCTCGACTACCTCACGGAAGGTGTGGTGCTGCTGACCACCGATGGCGAGGCAGCGCACCGCCTGACACACCCGAGTGCGCGCGTCGAGCGGGTGTACGTGGCCACGGTCCGCGGGAATGCGAAGGCCGCGATGGAGCAGGCACGCGCCGGGCTCGATCTCGACGACGGCCCGGTCAGGCCGGCGTGGGTCCAGGTGCGGCCGCTCGGCCAGCGGCGCTGGGCGTTCGAGATTGCGCTGCGCGAAGGCCGCAATCGCGAAGTGCGTCGCATCTGCGCCGCGTTAGGCCTCGAGGTGGAGCAGCTCGTGCGCACGCAGTTCGGGCCGGTCAAGCTCGGGAAGCTGGCGTCGGGGGTGTCACGTCCGCTGACACGTCGCGAGATTCTGGCCCTCGGGGACGCGTTCGACGAAGGGTGA
- the scpB gene encoding SMC-Scp complex subunit ScpB: protein MSPLAKLLEAALFSSARPVPVEELASLDPEASPAAVRAALDELREAYDVNGHGIELVELGEGYQVLTRPEYTEAIERAQLAARPHRLSAASLETLAIIAYRQPIGRAEIEEIRGVNVGGVLKSLHERGLIDVIGRGEGLGRPLLYGTTPLFLEQFALRHLEELPRADELAVALRAEPRAL from the coding sequence GTGAGTCCCCTAGCGAAGCTGCTTGAGGCCGCGCTGTTCTCCAGCGCGCGGCCCGTTCCGGTCGAAGAGCTGGCCTCCCTCGACCCCGAGGCGTCGCCTGCCGCCGTGCGCGCCGCGCTCGACGAATTGCGTGAAGCGTACGACGTCAACGGCCACGGCATCGAGCTGGTGGAGCTGGGCGAGGGCTATCAGGTGCTCACACGTCCGGAGTACACCGAGGCCATCGAGCGCGCCCAGCTCGCGGCGCGCCCGCACCGACTCTCAGCCGCGTCGCTCGAGACCCTGGCGATCATCGCCTACCGTCAGCCGATCGGCCGCGCCGAGATCGAGGAGATCCGGGGCGTGAACGTCGGAGGCGTGCTCAAGTCCCTGCACGAGCGCGGCCTGATCGACGTGATCGGTCGCGGTGAAGGGCTCGGTCGCCCGCTCCTTTACGGCACCACGCCACTGTTCCTCGAACAGTTCGCCCTCCGTCACCTCGAGGAGTTGCCACGGGCCGACGAGCTCGCCGTGGCCCTGCGCGCCGAGCCCCGGGCGCTCTGA
- a CDS encoding segregation/condensation protein A — translation MTPPWADEAAPFVVELTQFSGPLDLLLSLIRDERVDIYDIPVSRIADQFLARIASLELDQAADYLEMAARLVRIKAQLLLPRKDGDDAWEDPRADLVRRLLEYQQMREVVDVLERLAEDRRSRFSRSYFPPSSVEPAPAPLALSLVELLTAVDRVLRVVRDPAMHDVIPRALDVDGAIATIRGVLELKAQFRWRDVVRSGAERWEILSALLALLELARRGELRLAQASPFANVHIRRESPSEAA, via the coding sequence CTCGACCTGCTGCTTTCGCTGATCCGCGACGAGCGCGTCGACATCTACGACATCCCGGTCTCCCGCATCGCCGATCAGTTCCTGGCCCGTATCGCGTCGCTCGAGCTCGACCAGGCCGCCGACTACCTCGAGATGGCCGCGCGCCTGGTGCGCATCAAGGCGCAGTTGCTGTTGCCGCGCAAGGATGGTGACGACGCGTGGGAGGATCCCCGTGCGGACCTCGTCCGGCGCCTGCTCGAGTACCAGCAGATGCGCGAAGTGGTCGACGTCCTCGAGCGCCTGGCCGAGGATCGTCGTTCGCGCTTTTCTCGCTCCTACTTTCCGCCATCCTCGGTGGAGCCGGCGCCGGCCCCGCTGGCGCTCTCCCTCGTTGAGCTGCTGACCGCCGTCGATCGGGTGTTGCGGGTGGTGCGCGATCCGGCGATGCACGACGTCATTCCGCGCGCGCTGGACGTGGACGGCGCGATCGCCACGATACGCGGTGTGCTCGAACTCAAGGCACAGTTTCGCTGGCGTGACGTCGTCCGGTCCGGCGCCGAGCGGTGGGAGATTCTCTCGGCGCTGCTCGCCCTTCTCGAACTGGCACGCCGCGGGGAGCTTCGGCTCGCGCAGGCGTCGCCCTTTGCCAACGTCCACATCCGTCGTGAGTCCCCTAGCGAAGCTGCTTGA